The following proteins are encoded in a genomic region of Cryptomeria japonica chromosome 11, Sugi_1.0, whole genome shotgun sequence:
- the LOC131068274 gene encoding uncharacterized protein LOC131068274, whose amino-acid sequence MAEKGKRCYNIAHKLQSREIGKRLALTNVHPQIKFRNFQLQEEFDTNQPSKIVEIVSARGIIFALAQSGVCAAFDRHKNKRLCYLNLSPDDLVRKLYYNEENDSLMTISAHPSDRFSLKYRITLLEYIRRAQPDAGFALFEGEKLVRLDPLNGKVLVFSAQDHIYKVFDSKNYTLLYSISDKEIEEIKITSGIMLLKSKRSVCGSILPLRILSLEDGKVLKSFHLALLPNKEIEFFELLHDKILLKQENECLQMVDVHSEKRTELSGREFEKPSTFIFLIMKRLFLIFSSGTVFVWNMQGELVASYKNNLIWLSALKINTSIVKLTHDKLLLSYNKVHKSIEDDKTSCSINISNILTGNCCATIGGSDPDVGISQPNLLVIRSTFQDTLEDITALFYDEDRNEIYTGNSRGLLHLWSN is encoded by the coding sequence ATGGCAGAGAAAGGGAAGCGTTGTTACAACATTGCTCACAAACTTCAGAGCCGTGAGATTGGTAAAAGGTTGGCCTTGACAAATGTTCATCCTCAGATTAAGTTCCGCAATTTTCAGTTGCAGGAAGAGTTTGATACAAATCAACCATCCAAGATTGTCGAAATAGTTTCAGCTCGCGGTATTATATTTGCTTTGGCACAATCAGGTGTTTGTGCTGCATTTGACAGACACAAAAATAAAAGGCTCTGCTACTTGAATTTAAGTCCAGACGACCTTGTTCGAAAGCTGTACTATAACGAGGAAAATGATTCTCTCATGACAATATCAGCTCATCCTTCCGATAGATTCTCACTCAAGTACAGAATAACCCTACTTGAGTACATTAGAAGAGCTCAACCAGATGCTGGCTTTGCTTTGTTTGAGGGTGAAAAGCTCGTAAGGCTCGATCCTCTCAATGGGAAAGTTCTTGTTTTTTCAGCTCAAGATCATATTTACAAGGTGTTTGATTCGAAGAACTATACACTCTTGTACTCCATATCTgacaaagaaattgaagaaataaaGATCACTTCTGGTATAATGCTCTTAAAATCGAAAAGGAGTGTTTGTGGAAGTATTCTTCCTCTGAGGATCTTATCTTTAGAGGATGGCAAAGTTTTGAAATCTTTTCATCTTGCATTACTACCCAACAAAGAGATAGAATTTTTTGAGCTGTTGCATGACAAGATACTCCTAAAACAAGAGAATGAATGCCTGCAAATGGTTGATGTTCATAGTGAAAAGAGGACTGAATTGAGCGGACGAGAGTTTGAGAAGCCTTCAACATTTATTTTTTTGATTATGAAACGATTGTTCTTGATATTTAGCAGTGGGACTGTTTTTGTATGGAATATGCAAGGAGAGCTGGTTGCATCTTACAAAAACAACTTGATATGGTTGTCTGCTTTAAAGATCAACACAAGTATTGTTAAATTGACTCATGATAAGCTACTCCTTTCTTACAACAAAGTTCACAAGTCCATTGAAGATGATAAAACAAGTTGCTCAATAAACATAAGCAACATCTTGACTGGAAATTGCTGTGCTACGATTGGTGGCAGTGACCCAGATGTGGGCATAAGTCAACCTAATCTATTAGTAATCCGGAGCACCTTTCAAGACACTCTTGAAGACATTACTGCATTGTTCTATGACGAGGATAGAAATGAAATTTATACAGGCAATTCAAGAGGCCTTCTACATCTCTGGTCAAACTAA